One stretch of Archocentrus centrarchus isolate MPI-CPG fArcCen1 chromosome 5, fArcCen1, whole genome shotgun sequence DNA includes these proteins:
- the LOC115780654 gene encoding transcription factor 15-like: MAFTMLRPMSTHPFSYPADLTLTSDDEEGNHSESDGSTDQGYGCCGTPGESYGGESGGVVVRQRNAANARERYRTQNVNTAFTALRTLIPTEPVDRKLSKIETLRLASSYISHLANVLVVGDGRKDEQPCLSAAYREVKGGGQGRQPRTICTFCLSNQRKGVKDRRDCVKMHGSSVRQISRR; this comes from the exons ATGGCTTTCACGATGCTGAGACCCATGTCCACCCATCCTTTCTCTTACCCCGCGGACTTAACCTTGACGTCGGACGACGAGGAAGGGAACCACAGCGAGAGCGATGGCAGCACCGATCAGGGCTACGGCTGCTGCGGGACTCCGGGAGAGAGTTACGGGGGGGAGTCCGGCGGAGTTGTGGTCCGGCAGCGGAACGCAGCCAACGCCAGAGAGAGATACCGGACTCAGAACGTCAATACGGCTTTCACGGCGCTGCGGACGCTCATCCCCACGGAGCCGGTGGACAGAAAACTCTCCAAAATCGAGACGCTGCGCCTGGCGTCCAGCTATATCTCCCACCTGGCTAACGTACTGGTGGTCGGAGACGGAAGGAAGGATGAACAGCCGTGCCTCAGTGCTGCCTACAGAGAAGTGAAGGGGGGTGGACAGGGCAGACAGCCCCGGACTATCTGCACGTTCTGCCTCAGCAACCAACGGAAAGGG GTGAAGGACAGACGAGACTGTGTGAAAATGCACGGAAGCAGTGTTAGACAGATAAGTCGACgatga